In Fusarium fujikuroi IMI 58289 draft genome, chromosome FFUJ_chr08, one genomic interval encodes:
- a CDS encoding probable neutral amino acid permease, translating to MSHSKTTNDSDIIVAGEKQDGIHRQASFSEATAQMFQTDLEKEKTIQGTAHFQRLGWKRLTVVLIVQAIALGSLSLPGAFATLGMVAGVISCIGIGLIAMYASYMVGLVKLKYPDVDHYVDAGRLLMGGFGDKLFAVVFLGLLILATGSHCLTGTIALVKITGSSVCTLAFGVISAVILMVLAIPPSFTEIAILGYIDFISIILAIGITMIATGIQRSDAPGGFASSTWSAWPQDDLSFTQALTAVSNIVFSYAFAAAQFSFMSEMHTPADFTKSIVTLGLTEIILYTITGSVIYAFVGQEVQSPALLSASPLVSKVAFGIALPVIYISGSINATVACRFIHGRLYKNSITRFINTRKGWITWLAVVAFVIFLSWVIAEAIPFFSELLGICAALFISGFSFWIPPIMWFFLLKEGNWYDKHNVKRAVCNCIVFIVGFFVFVAGTYASIDQIIAKFNGGSVGRPFSCNVA from the exons ATGAGTCATTCCAAAACCACAAACGACTCCGACATCATCGTCGCAGGTGAAAAACAAGATGGCATCCACCGTCAAGCATCCTTCAGCGAAGCCACAGCGCAGATGTTTCAAACCGACctcgagaaagaaaagaccaTTCAAGGCACAGCTCATTTCCAACGCCTGGGTTGGAAACGCCTTAccgtcgtcctcatcgtaCAGGCCATTGCCCTCGGCAGTCTCAGTCTCCCCGGAGCTTTCGCTACCCTCGGAATGGTCGCTGGCGTTATATCCTGCATTGGAATCGGGCTAATCGCTATGTATGCTAGTTACATGGTCGGTCTTGTCAAGCTGAAATATCCTGACGTGGATCATTATGTCGATGCTGGGAGGCTTTTGATGGGAGGCTTTGGTGATAAACTCTTCGCCGTTGTCTTTTTGGGcctgttgatcttggctaCTGGCTCCCACTGCTTAACCGGCACCATTGCCCTTGTCAAGATCACGGGCAGCAGCGTGTGTACCCTCGCCTTTGGGGTCATCTCTGCTGTTATCCTTATGGTCCTTGCGATTCCACCTTCATTCACTGAGATTGCGATCCTCGGTTACATCGACTTTATCTCCATCATCCTTGCGATCGGTATCACCATGATCGCGACTGGGATTCAGAGGTCAGACGCCCCAGGTGGTTTCGCATCTTCTACTTGGTCAGCGTGGCCACAGGACGACCTTAGCTTCACTCAGGCACTCACAGCGGTCTCCAATATTGTCTTCTCATATGCATTTGCAGCAGCCCAATTTTCCTTCATGTCCGAAATGCATACGCCTGCTGATTTCACAAAATCCATCGTCACTCTGGGCCTTACAgaaataattttatataccATCACGGGATCAGTAATCTATGCATTCGTTGGCCAGGAAGTTCAGTCCCCCGCCTTGTTATCCGCCAGCCCGTTGGTGTCGAAAGTCGCGTTCGGCATTGCCTTGCCCGTCATCTATATCTCAGGCTCAATCAACGCCACGGTCGCTTGCAGATTTATCCACGGTCGACTTTACAAGAACTCTATTACACGGTTCATCAATACCCGCAAAGGCTGGATTACTTGGTTGGCTGTTGTTGCCTTTGTGATCTTCCTTTCGTGGGTTATCGCAGAAGCTATCCCATTTTTCTCCGAACTGCTGGGGATCTGTGCAGCCCTCTTCATTTCGGGCTTTTCGTTCTGGATCCCTCCCATTATGTGgttcttccttctcaaggAGGGCAATTGGTATGATAAGCACAATGTCAAGCGTGCTGTATGTAACTGCATTGTATTTATCGTcggtttctttgtctttgtcgcCGGCACCTATGCCAGCATTGACCAGATT ATTGCCAAGTTCAATGGAGGCAGTGTTGGCAGGCCTTTCTCCTGCAATGTGGCTTAA
- a CDS encoding related to C6 zink-finger protein PRO1A, with product MPRGRRGCWTCRIRHRRCDESSPECKECSTRSITCHGYDLDPPEWMSNDQLLQEELRRIKIAVKENFRRVKTIQNRQLARSTAQAAQASRAKATSRPRGEITQRPAGSSTTNIIFREAQYLVHYLDYIFPIQYAFYVDAPDQGGRGWLFFLLERNAPLRNAALTLSAFHQHTFSPYHTENQEDELLQYHTKALQELRHVVRHRDVGASADNIEEWLKFLAGGMFLISFEVFQGGTNNWQAHFNALVSVIQNLTSSDFQFDASDPSSPDFDFQRGMNIAQKFILSNLVWIDILAPLSTGTSPRLPYHDWLDAGKIDMSRVMGCSNCIMVAIGDMMALDSKAMTMDNESLQVSIDDLDKRINNGLEAALDDGSTLTLTNRSVTHLFATAALVQLYTLALEHNISSPDPHGAVSRVIQVLDSLPPHISLRATPWPLCIAGSMALPPNEQFFDDLLTKLMDHAEAGFTNCGTVYKVMQNAWKQRRRDPSRLWSARQSMEDMGICALLI from the exons ATGCCCCGAGGACGCAGGGGCTGTTGGACATGTCGCATCCGGCACAGAAGATGTGACGAGTCATCCCCAGAGTGCAAAGAGTGCAGTACTCGAAGTATTACTTGCCATGGATACGACCTCGATCCTCCAGAATGGATGAGCAATGATCAGTTACTGCAAGAAGAGCTTCGGCGGATCAAAATTGCAGTCAAGGAGAATTTCCGACGCGTCAAGACCATTCAGAACCGCCAACTTGCTCGGTCAACAGCTCAAGCAGCACAAGCTTCGCGTGCGAAAGCCACTTCTCGACCCAGAGGCGAAATAACTCAACGTCCAGCGGGCTCATCAACTACAAACATCATCTTTCGAGAGGCGCAGTATCTGGTTCATTACCTCGACTACATCTTTCCCATCCAGTATGCTTTCTACGTCGATGCACCAGATCAAGGAGGGAGGGGatggctcttcttccttcttgaaaGAA ATGCACCTCTTCGAAACGCAGCTTTGACGCTTTCCGCCTTTCATCAACATACCTTCTCACCCTATCATACGGAGAACCAAGAAGACGAACTGTTGCAATATCATACCAAAGCACTTCAAGAACTCCGACATGTCGTCCGCCATCGAGACGTCGGTGCTTCTGCCGACAACATCGAGGAATGGCTCAAATTCCTTGCTGGGGgcatgttcttgatctccttcgAG GTCTTCCAAGGTGGTACAAACAACTGGCAAGCGCACTTCAACGCCCTCGTATCCGTTATCCAGAACCTGACTTCCTCCGACTTTCAATTCGACGCGTCCGATCCATCGAGCCCAGACTTTGACTTCCAGCGAGGCATGAATATTGCGCAAAAGTTTATTCTCTCGAACCTTGTCTGGATCGATATACTCGCGCCACTGTCTACGGGGACTTCACCGAGGCTACCATATCACGACTGGCTAGACGCTGGAAAGATTGACATGTCGAGGGTTATGGGCTGCTCGAACTGCATCATGGTCGCGATCGGTGATATGATGGCCCTAGATTCCAAGGCTATGACTATGGACAACGAGTCTTTACAAGTTTCCATCGATGACTTGGACAAACGCATCAATAACGGATTAGAAGCGGCATTAGATGATGGATCGACG TTGACACTTACCAATCGCTCCGTAACCCACCTCTTTGCAACTGCAGCACTCGTCCAACTATACACTCTTGCTTTAGAACACAACATCAGTTCACCAGACCCTCATGGTGCCGTATCACGAGTCATCCAAGTATTGGACAGCCTACCTCCACATATATCTCTTCGAGCAACGCCATGGCCTCTATGCATTGCCGGTTCCATGGCGCTTCCTCCTAATGAGCAGTTCTTTGACGATTTGTTGACGAAGCTCATGGACCATGCTGAGGCAGGCTTCACAAATTGTGGTACGGTTTATAAAGTGATGCAAAATGCATGGAAGCAACGACGGCGAGACCCAAGTAGACTTTGGAGTGCAAGGCAATCAATGGAGGATATGGGTATCTGTGCTCTTCTAATATGA
- a CDS encoding related to aldose 1-epimerase, producing the protein MFFKAVVAALIPLALATKGKGPDKDGKYWIKGDGIKAAFIPYGASITNLLIDDQYGISRDIVAGFDNATHYSIDESHPHLGGVPGRYANRIRNSTFEIDGKKYHVTPNDNPTPESPKGADTLHGGPDGWDYRNFTVVSYTDSSITFSIVDPDGKEGFPGEVVSYVTYTLTGMDWDFKIVALATTKKTPIMLTSHTYWNLDGFSNNETSTISNHTLYMPYGGQRVATDNILIPTGDIIPNKKGSVNDFWSKPKMIGDQANNKDLENNCGFNCTGYDTCYSVNRGQLGNFDWRTEGPVATISSAWSGIQLDIYTDQDAFQFYSCTQQKGTMPLKKTQGLKDNKDFPRIIPKYGCMVVEVQDYIDGINNPEWQRLEKQLYEPGGNPYVLQAKYRFSLKGKE; encoded by the exons ATGTTCTTCAAGGCTGTCGTTGCTGCTCTCATCCCACTGGCCCTTGCGACCAAAGGCAAGGGCCccgacaaggatggcaaaTACTGGATCAAGGGagatggcatcaaggccgCCTTCATTCCCTATGGCGCCTCCATCACCAATCTTCTGATCGATGACCAGTACGGCATCTCCCGAGATATCGTTGCTGGCTTCGACAATGCTACGCACTATAGCATTGACGAGTCTCACCCCCATCTTGGCGGTGTTCCCGGAAGATACGCCAACCGTATTCGCAACAGCACGTTCGAGATTGACGGCAAGAAGTATCATGTCACGCCCAACGACAACCCTACGCCTGAGTCGCCCAAGGGCGCTGATACTCTCCACGGCGGACCTGATGGCTGGGACTACCGCAACTTCACTGTTGTGTCGTACACCGACTCCAGCATCACCTTCTCCATCGTTGACCCTGATGGCAAGGAGGGTTTCCCCGGAGAGGTTGTCTCCTACGTCACCTACACCCTGACCGGCATGGACTGGGATTTCAAGATTGTTGCTCTTGCAACCACCAAGAAGACCCCTATCATGCTTACCAGCCATACCTACTGGAACCTTGACGGCTTCTCCAACAACGAGACAAGCACCATTTCCAACCATACCCTTTACATGCCCTACGGTGGCCAGCGTGTTGCGACCGATAACATTCTCATCCCTACTGGTGATATCATTCCCAACAAGAAGGGATCTGTGAATGATTTCTGGAGCAAGCCCAAGATGATTGGTGACCAAGCCAACAACAAGGATTTGGAGAACAACTGCGGTTTCAACTGCACAGGATATG ACACCTGCTACAGCGTCAACCGTGGCCAGCTTGGTAACTTTGACTGGCGAACTGAGGGTCCCGTGGCCACTATCTCCTCCGCCTGGTCTGGCATCCAGCTCGACATCTACACTGATCAGGACGCCTTCCAATTCTACAGCTGCACTCAGCAGAAGGGCACCATGCCTCTCAAGAAGACTCAGGGCCTGAAGGATAACAAGGACTTCCCCCGAATTATCCCCAAGTATGGATGCATGGTCGTTGAGGTTCAGGACTACATTGACGGCATCAACAACCCTGAGTGGCAGCGACTTGAGAAGCAGCTCTATGAGCCTGGTGGCAACCCTTATGTTCTTCAGGCGAAGTACCGCTTCAGCCTGAAGGGCAAGGAGTAG
- a CDS encoding related to glucoamylase precursor, whose protein sequence is MFTLQALQLASMCTLVYGHGYLSKPMSRTGLNAEAGPDTCPECTILEPVTAWPDLDAAKVGRSGPCGYNARVSVDYNRPGANWGKEPIATYKPGQVVDVQWCVDNNGDHGGMYAYRICQDQDIVDKFLDADYIPTEAEKQAAEDCFEEGLLPCTDVNGQECGYSPDCSADQPCHRNDWFTCKSFDGNSDGKGCRGVDDAPINSCYTSIAGGYTVSGKIKIPDYVSNHTLLSFKWNSFQTPQVYLTCADIAISA, encoded by the exons ATGTTCACccttcaagctcttcaacttGCCTCCATGTGCACACTTGTGTATGGTCACGGCTACCTTAGTAAGCCCATGAGCCGAACCGGTCTCAACGCTGAG GCCGGCCCAGATACATGCCCCGAGTGCACCATCCTCGAGCCTGTTACTGCCTGGCCAGACCTTGACGCCGCCAAAGTCGGACGATCTGGTCCATGCGGCTACAACGCCCGAGTCAGCGTCGACTACAACCGGCCCGGAGCCAACTGGGGCAAAGAGCCCATCGCCACCTACAAGCCCGGCCAAGTCGTCGATGTCCAGTGGTGCGTTGATAACAACGGCGACCATGGAGGCATGTACGCCTACCGCATctgtcaagaccaagacattGTCGACAAATTCCTTGACGCAGACTACATCCCCACcgaagctgagaagcaagCTGCCGAAGATTGCTTCGAGGAAGGTCTTCTTCCCTGCACTGACGTTAATGGCCAGGAGTGTGGTTACAGTCCTGACTGTTCAGCTGATCAGCCGTGTCACCGCAACGATTGGTTCACTTGCAAGTCTTTCGATGGTAACTCGGATGGCAAGGGTTGCCgtggtgttgacgatgcgCCGATTAACTCGTGCTATACCTCTATTGCTGGTGGTTATACTGTGTccggcaagatcaagatcccGGACTATGTCTCGAACCATACCCTTCTGTCATTCAAATGGAACTCGTTCCAGACTCCTCAGGTTTACTTGACTTGTGCTGATATCGCGATCTCGGCTTGA
- a CDS encoding probable ubiquitin--protein ligase, translating to MDTAAMSSRLRRLAKELQDCQDTGVNLQPCNPDDLAHLEASLSIPPDTPFFGGTYTINVLVPDDYPFAKPSMRFNQKIYNPNVNPDTGEIAPGALGSWDPTNTIKATLATIAKLLQHPDSRYPLNSEADLQSRETPSLFKERAQEWAVKYAGAPTTETDSASYGGYNRNLIN from the exons ATGGACACAGCGGCCATGAGCTCGCGTCTAAGACGACTTGCCAAAGAACTTCAAGATTGTCAGGATACCGGCGTTAATTTGCAGCCATGCAACCCAGATGATTTAGCTCATCTCGAGGCTTCCCTGTCAATTCCACCAGATACACCTTTCTTCGGAGGCACTTATACCATCAACGTATTGGTCCCTGATGACTATCCATTTGCGAAGCCGTCAATGAGGTTTAAtcaaaagatatataatccGAATGTGAATCCTGATACG GGTGAAATTGCACCAGGTGCTCTCGGCTCATGGGACCCAACCAACACTATAAAGGCAACATTGGCTACAATAGCTAAGCTACTGCAGCATCCCGACTCGCGATACCCTCTTAATAGTGAAGCAGACCTGCAGTCTCGGGAGACCCCGTCTCTCTTCAAAGAAAGGGCACAGGAGTGGGCTGTAAAGTACGCAGGAGCCCCAACTACAGAAACTGATAG TGCTAGTTACGGGGGGTACAACCGCAATCTGATCAACTAG
- a CDS encoding probable methylmalonate-semialdehyde dehydrogenase (acylating) has translation MPSTSIYQSVIYPGNHEKLDKPKDTQNFIDNKLVSSKTSSWIEVHDPATNNVITRVPESTNDELQEAVKSAKAAFPGWKRTSIIKRQQIMFKLTHLIREHMDNLATSIVTEQGKTFADAKGDVLRGLQVCETACGITTQLGGEVLEVAKDMETRSYRNPLGVVAAICPFNFPAMIPLWSLPVATVTGNCIIVKPSERDPGAAMMIAELCREAGFPPGVVNVVHGSKDTVNFLLDEPEIQAISFVGSNKAGEYIYQRGSANGKRVQANLGAKNHALLSPDANKDHALDSIAGAAFGAAGQRCMALSVLVTLGDAKQWLPDLVAKAKNHIAGSGFDSKSDFGPLITPQSRDRCNALITSAEKEGAKILLDGRGYKPDGFPDGNWVGPTVISGVRPDMECYKEEIFGPVLLCMEEETLKDGIDLINSNAWGNGAVIFTDSGAKASLFQQEIDAGQVGINVPIPVPLPMFSFTGNKRSVAGTGLANFYGKDGLRFYTQWKTVTSLWRADEASTGEKLTSMPTNS, from the exons ATGCCTTCGACTTCAATCTACCAGTCTGTCATTTATCCCGGCAACCACGAGAAGTTGGACAAGCCAAAGGACACACAGAATTTCATCGACAACAAGCTCGTCTCCTCAAAGACATCGTCATGGATCGAAGTTCATGACCCTGCGACCAACAATGTCATCACGCGTGTTCCTGAGAGTACCAACGATGAGCTGCAAGAAGCAGTCAAGTCAGCCAAGGCTGCGTTTCCGggatggaagaggacgagCATTATCAAGCGCCAGCAAATAATGTTTAAGCTGACGCACTTGATCCGCGAGCATATGGATAACCTTGCGACAAGCATTGTCACTGAGCAAGGAAAGACTTTTGCTGATGCCAAGGGCGATGTTCTTCGTGGACTGCAGGTTTGTGAGACTGCTTGTGGAATCACGACTCAGCTCGGCGGGGAAGTCCTCGAGGTTGCCAAGGACATGGAAACACGCTCCTACCGAAACCCATTGGGTGTTGTCGCGGCCATCTGCCCTTTCAACTTCCCAGCTATGATCCCGCTGTGGTCTCTTCCTGTAGCGACCGTCACAGGAAACTGCATAATCGTCAAGCCGTCGGAACGCGATCCGGGTGCTGCTATGATGATCGCTGAGCTCTGTAGAGAAGCTGGCTTTCCACCAGGTGTCGTCAACGTCGTCCATGGATCAAAGGACACAGtcaacttccttcttgacgaaCCTGAGATTCAAGCTATTTCCTTCGTAGGATCCAACAAGGCTGGAGAGTATATCTACCAACGAGGATCAGCCAACGGCAAACGCGTGCAAGCGAATCTTGGAGCAAAGAACCATGCTCTTCTGAGCCCAGATGCTAACAAGGATCATGCCCTTGATTCAATTGCCGGAGCTGCTTTTGGTGCTGCTGGACAGCGATGCATGGCGTTGAGTGTTTTGGTTACTCTCGGAGACGCAAAGCAATGGTTGCCTGATCTCGTCGCAAAGGCGAAGAACCATATTGCTGGCAGTGGCTTTGACTCAAAGTCGGATTTTGGACCTTTGATCACTCCTCAGAGTCGCGATCGCTGCAATGCCCTGATCACAAGTGCCGAGAAGGAGGGTGCTAAGATTCTACTTGACGGGCGAGGATACAAGCCTGATGGCTTCCCTGATGGCAACTGG GTCGGTCCTACAGTCATCTCCGGCGTCCGCCCCGACATGGAATGCTACAAAGAAGAAATCTTCGGCCCCGTCCTCCTCTgtatggaagaagaaacactCAAAGACGGCATCgatctcatcaactccaacgCCTGGGGTAACGGAGCCGTCATCTTCACAGACTCAGGAGCCAAGGCTTCTCTCTTCCAACAAGAAATCGATGCTGGACAGGTTGGCATTAACGTACCGATCCCTGTTCCTTTGCCTATGTTTTCTTTCACCGGAAACAAGCGTAGTGTGGCTGGAACTGGTCTTGCCAACTTTTATGGAAAGGATGGATTGAGGTTTTATACGCAGTGGAAGACTGTGACTTCGCTTTGGAGGGCGGATGAGGCGAGCACGGGGGAGAAGTTGACGAGCATGCCTACCAATTCTTAG
- a CDS encoding related to Tripeptidyl-peptidase I precursor codes for MHCYATVVALLGAQIASALPQSQWKALSGDEVVRAAVAFHQPKLAEAEALLMDISDPNSEKFGHYLELREVQDLFKPRDSSQKNVLQWLEDAGIDLSSVHLKKAAAVLEFSAPVKKLGKMLGAGVHVMHNDATGELRLEPADHAVPSAIEDDVEFITLAQSQKTGKTKRSRAVKPVLDTLPPPYKLPVADDLRNCSESWTPACIRKLYGIPLGTKAAKNNSMGLFGYGDPYQPADLNQFWAKHAPFIPKGTKPKVNSINGAEAEGVPIEGEELLDIEMSYPIVYPQTVTMFQTPYNNKGGLANDFLDAVDASYCKYDGGDDPDLDPTFPVFGGFQGPAMCGKYKVTNVVSISFAIDEQTLPRRYIQRQCHEWMKLALSGVSVLVASGDRGVQGATQCTVNPYDAKKEAFNSLFPGSCPYVTAVGATQVNFTGSRTNEVAVFDPKHNFYSGGGFSNMNAQPAYQRKAVADYLAANNPHYPKGTYNISGRAIPDVALLGANVTFLQDGKTTISGGTSAATPMFAAMINRINDERLLAGKKPIGFLNQILYQHPEVFTDITQGSNPGCDTAGFKAAKGWDPVSGMGSPKYPKLRDLLVSLP; via the exons ATGCATTGTTACGCAACAGTTGTCGCGCTTCTGGGCGCGCAGATCGCTAGTGCCCTTCCTCAATCACAATGGAAAGCCTTGTCGGGAGACGAAGTGGTTCGCGCTGCTGTCGCGTTTCATCAGCCTAAGCTTGCGGAAGCTGAAGCTTTACTGATGGATATCTCGGATCCCAATTCAGAGAAGTTTGGGCACTATCTTGAGCTCAGGGAAGTC CAAGACTTGTTCAAACCGAGAGACAGTTCACAGAAAAATGTCCTGCAATGGCTCGAAGATGCAGGAATTGACTTGTCTTCTGTGCATCTTAAGAAGGCAGCTGCTGTTCTAGAGTTCTCTGCTCcagtcaagaagcttggaaaAATGCTCGGAGCTGGCGTCCATGTTATGCACAACGATGCGACTGGTGAACTTCGTCTCGAACCTGCCGACCACGCAGTTCCATCTGCAATTGAAGACGATGTTGAGTTTATTACTTTGGCTCAATCTCAAAAGACTGGCAAGACCAAGCGCAGCCGTGCAGTCAAGCCTGTTCTCGATACCCTGCCACCTCCATACAAACTCCCAGTTGCAGATGATCTGCGCAACTGCAGCGAAAGCTGGACTCCAGCTTGTATCCGAA AGCTCTATGGCATTCCTCTTGGAACCAAGGCCGCGAAGAATAACTCCATGGGTCTGTTCGGATACGGCGACCCTTATCAACCTGCTGATCTCAATCAATTCTGGGCAAAGCACGCTCCCTTCATTCCCAAGGGAACAAAACCTAAGGTCAATAGCATCAACGGCGCCGAAGCAGAAGGTGTGCCCATCGAAGGCGAAGAGTTACTCGACATCGAAATGTCATATCCCATTGTTTACCCCCAGACCGTCACAATGTTCCAAACCCCTTATAACAACAAGGGAGGTCTTGCAAATGACTTCCTCGACGCTGTTGATGCAAGCTACTGCAAGTATGACGGCGGTGATGATCCTGATCTTGATCCCACGTTCCCCGTCTTTGGTGGCTTCCAGGGCCCTGCTATGTGCGGCAAGTACAAGGTTACAAACGTCGTTTCGATCTCTTTCGCGATTGACGAGCAGACTCTCCCTCGTCGTTATATCCAGCGCCAGTGTCACGAGTGGATGAAGTTGGCCCTCAGCGGTGTTAGCGTTCTTGTAGCTTCTGGAGATCGTGGAGTGCAAGGCGCTACGCAATGTACTGTGAACCCTTACGATGCAAAGAAGGAAGCTTTCAACAGTCTCTTCCCAGGGTCTTGTCCGTACGTCACCGCAGTTGGAGCGACACAGGTCAACTTCACTGGCAGCAGAACCAACGAGGTTGCCGTCTTCGATCCCAAGCATAACTTCTACTCTGGAG GTGGTTTCAGTAACATGAATGCACAGCCAGCCTACCAGCGCAAGGCTGTCGCTGATTATCTCGCTGCCAACAACCCTCACTACCCCAAGGGAACGTACAACATTTCCGGACGCGCCATTCCTGATGTTGCGCTTCTGGGAGCAAATGTTACTTTCCTCCAAGACGGCAAGACTACAATTAGTGGAGGAACAAGCGCTGCTACACCAATGTTCGCTGCCATGATTAACAGAATCAATGATGAGCGATTGCTGGCGGGGAAGAAACCAATTGGGTTCTTGAACCAGATTTTATATCAGCATCCTGAAGTCTTTACTGAT ATCACCCAAGGTTCCAACCCTGGCTGCGACACGGCGGGGTTCAAGGCGGCCAAGGGATGGGATCCGGTCTCGGGAATGGGCTCACCCAAGTACCCGAAGCTTCGTGACCTGTTAGTCAGCCTTCCTTAA
- a CDS encoding related to GABA transport protein, translated as MATQYELNDMPAAKHPRSTVEDASVSSDQDHMDNAQLAKLGKKSVLKRNFGGWTILGFSCAVLVTWEGTLMNFAPGLSNGGSAGLIYGYIFVWVGVLSSFACLCELVSIAPMAAGQYHWVAMLAPPRYAKYLSYITGWMNLAGWQGTSAAAGFLTATMIQGLVIFTTPSYDAKTWHGSLMIWACVLVAIIINTVVSALLPILEGMILILHLIGFFAILITLLVFRDNDNGTEVFTEWRNSGNWPTQGLSWFVGLLGCVFSFTGVDCSFHMCEEVRNPSLIVPRSIMGSITINGLLGFGMVIAMLYSATDIDAAIETPTGYPFMEIFYQATGSKGGTAGMVSLIIVMTLSATVGVIASTSRMLWAFARDNALPFSPILSRVESRTNMPVWSITVTCLISCIIGLINLGSSIVYNAIISVAISGLYASYFMPAILLLYRRCDKNYQIRNIHGDGQILEWGPWHLKGMFGIINNTFACMFITIVWFFSLWPPQTPVDAKSMNYASLMTGGIGVLATIYYFLRANKVYVGPKKEI; from the exons ATGGCTACTCAGTACGAACTCAACGATATGCCTGCGGCAAAACATCCCCGATCCACGGTCGAAGATGCTTCGGTATCGAGTGATCAAGATCACATGGACAATGCGCAATTGGCGAAGCTGGGAAAGAAATCAGTCCTCAAG AGAAACTTTGGAGGATGGACAATTCTAGGCTTCAGCTGCGCTGTCCTCGTCACCTGGGAGGGAACCCTCATGAACTTCGCTCCCGGTCTCAGCAACGGCGGCAGCGCGGGTCTCATCTACGGCTACATCTTCGTATGGGTCGGCGTCCTCAGCTCCTTCGCGTGTCTCTGCGAACTCGTCTCGATCGCCCCGATGGCTGCTGGCCAGTACCACTGGGTTGCCATGCTTGCGCCTCCACGATATGCGAAATATCTTAGCTACATCACGGGATGGATGAACCTGGCTGGGTGGCAGGGAACGTCTGCTGCTGCGGGTTTTCTTACAGCTACTATGATTCAGGGCCTGGTTATCTTTACCACGCCGTCTTATGACGCGAAAACATGGCATGGTAGTTTGATGATCTGGGCTTGTGTCCTGGTCGCCATCATTATTAACACTGTTGTCAGCGCTTTGCTTCCGATTCTAGAGGGAATGATCTTGATCCTGCATCTTATCGGCTTCTTTGCTATTCTCATCACTCTTCTTGTCTTTCGCGATAATGATAATGGCACTGAAGTGTTTACTGAGTGGCGCAACTCGGGCAATTGGCCTACTCAAGGTCTGTCATGGTTTGTTGGACTGTTGGGCTGTGTCTTCTCATTCACGG GTGTCGACTGCTCCTTTCAC ATGTGTGAAGAAGTCAGAAACCCTTCCTTAATCGTGCCCCGCTCCATCATGGGTAGTATCACCATCAACGGTCTTCTCGGCTTCGGTATGGTCATCGCTATGCTCTACTCCGCAACCGACATCGACGCAGCCATTGAGACACCAACTGGTTACCCCTTCATGGAGATCTTTTATCAAGCCACTGGCTCAAAGGGCGGAACCGCCGGAATGGTCTCGCTAATTATCGTCATGACCCTCTCTGCAACCGTTGGTGTTATTGCTTCGACATCGCGTATGCTCTGGGCCTTTGCTCGTGATAATGCTTTGCCTTTCTCACCTATTCTCTCAAGG GTCGAAAGCCGCACCAACATGCCTGTCTGGTCCATCACCGTCACTTGTCTCATCTCTTGCATCATcggcctcatcaacctcggcTCTTCAATTGTCTACAACGCCATCATCTCAGTCGCCATCTCCGGCCTATACGCATCATACTTCATGCCcgccatccttcttctaTACCGTCGCTGTGATAAGAACTATCAAATCCGAAACATTCACGGCGACGGACAAATTCTCGAATGGGGTCCTTGGCATCTCAAGGGGATGTttggcatcatcaacaacaccttTGCTTGCATGTTTATCACTATTGTCTGGTTCTTCAGTCTTTGGCCTCCTCAAACTCCTGTCGATGCTAAGAGCATGAACTATGCTTCTCTGATGACTGGCGGAATTGGTGTTTTGGCCACCATTTACTATTTCCTTCGTGCTAACAAGGTCTACGTGGggcccaagaaggagatttAA